The proteins below come from a single Leptospira levettii genomic window:
- a CDS encoding LpxI family protein: protein MASKGRLAIIAGGGELPHIGMMEALASGEDPLFLGLIESDFSPRGHESRTIPVHITQVGKILKTIQKEKISRILMLGKVRKDLLFQKLKFDLKALSILAKTINRNDYPIFLAIADEFEAMGVKVISQKIYLQSLLLKEGRYTPKKFSTQELKDIEFGMFYAEKMADLDIGQMVVVSDESVIAVEAVEGTDETIRRGGFYTKKKGDAVICKSPKAKQDERFDLPTIGIHTFQVMLESGCKTLCIREGETLVVNPKETIEFATKHKLNFCVLGKNGSKVLNGSQKKVTSI, encoded by the coding sequence TTGGCTTCAAAAGGTAGATTGGCAATCATCGCTGGTGGCGGAGAGCTCCCCCATATTGGAATGATGGAAGCTCTCGCTAGCGGCGAGGATCCATTGTTTTTGGGACTCATTGAATCTGATTTTTCCCCGCGTGGACACGAGTCTAGGACAATACCTGTCCACATCACACAAGTGGGGAAAATCTTAAAAACCATCCAAAAAGAAAAAATCTCTAGGATCCTCATGCTTGGTAAAGTGAGGAAGGATTTACTTTTCCAAAAACTCAAATTTGATCTGAAGGCACTCTCTATCCTTGCCAAAACCATCAACCGAAATGATTACCCCATTTTCCTTGCGATCGCCGATGAGTTTGAAGCGATGGGAGTCAAAGTTATATCGCAAAAAATCTACTTACAGTCCCTCCTCCTTAAAGAAGGACGTTACACTCCCAAAAAATTTAGCACCCAAGAACTAAAGGACATTGAATTTGGAATGTTCTACGCAGAAAAAATGGCTGATTTAGATATCGGACAAATGGTTGTTGTGAGTGATGAATCTGTTATCGCTGTGGAAGCAGTGGAAGGAACTGATGAAACCATTCGCCGTGGTGGTTTTTACACCAAAAAAAAAGGTGATGCAGTTATTTGCAAAAGTCCAAAAGCAAAACAAGACGAACGTTTTGATTTACCTACCATCGGAATTCACACCTTCCAAGTGATGTTAGAAAGTGGATGTAAAACATTGTGCATCAGAGAAGGTGAAACTCTTGTTGTCAATCCGAAAGAAACAATCGAATTTGCCACAAAACACAAATTAAACTTTTGTGTCCTCGGTAAAAATGGAAGTAAGGTTCTCAATGGTAGCCAAAAAAAAGTCACATCGATCTAA
- a CDS encoding FmdB family zinc ribbon protein, which produces MATYDYHCNTCGKDFEHVQSMKEDALTECLCGQKGSVERRISASAGIIFKGSGFYVTDYKKESTPSTPSSSDSGNA; this is translated from the coding sequence ATGGCAACTTACGACTACCACTGTAACACATGCGGAAAAGACTTTGAACACGTACAATCCATGAAGGAAGATGCTTTGACGGAATGCCTTTGTGGACAAAAAGGATCTGTGGAAAGAAGAATCTCGGCAAGTGCGGGGATCATTTTCAAAGGATCAGGATTTTACGTCACCGACTACAAAAAAGAAAGTACTCCTTCCACACCTTCTAGTAGCGATTCTGGTAACGCATAA